One part of the Streptomyces ferrugineus genome encodes these proteins:
- a CDS encoding cytochrome P450, with amino-acid sequence MTSASPVPPFPPPGCPAHESLYGPEFAADPAAVYRRLREVGPIAPVELAPGVRASLVVGYDAALHVLRSTETFSKDPRRWNDLADGTVPLDSPVVPMMMYRPNALWTDGAEHRRLRGAITDSLARVDPATLRGHAEASADTLIDRIAPAGHADLLGEYAQVLPLLVFNRLFGCPDDYGERLVQGMSGIFDGADAEKANELLATTLLDLVTLKRRQPGPDVTSWLMDHPSGLTDEEMVHTLVLLMGAGTEPQQNLIANSLRLLLSDDRFAGRLSGGSLPVEDALDEVLWTDPPMANYAVHYPIHDVVYEGVVLRAGHPLVVSLAAANTDPSLTADQRAGNRAHLAWSAGPHNCPAQSPARLIAAVAVEKLLDRLPDVELAVPVEELTWRPGPFHRALAALPVRFPPSAVTSLTVGDEPPVERSTPTPQPSEMPEGGRVRRGWAARLLAWWRGE; translated from the coding sequence GTGACCTCCGCATCCCCCGTACCGCCCTTCCCGCCGCCGGGCTGCCCCGCACACGAGTCCCTGTACGGGCCCGAGTTCGCCGCCGATCCGGCGGCCGTGTACCGGCGGCTGCGCGAGGTCGGCCCGATCGCGCCGGTCGAGCTGGCGCCCGGCGTGCGGGCCTCGCTCGTCGTCGGATACGACGCCGCCCTGCACGTCCTGCGCAGCACCGAGACGTTCTCCAAGGACCCCCGCCGCTGGAACGACCTGGCGGACGGCACCGTCCCCCTGGACAGCCCGGTCGTGCCGATGATGATGTACCGGCCGAACGCGCTGTGGACCGACGGCGCGGAACACCGCAGACTGCGTGGGGCGATCACGGACAGCCTGGCCCGGGTCGACCCCGCCACCCTGCGCGGCCATGCCGAGGCGAGCGCGGACACCCTCATCGACCGCATCGCCCCGGCCGGGCACGCCGATCTGCTCGGCGAGTACGCTCAGGTGCTTCCCCTGCTGGTGTTCAACCGTCTGTTCGGCTGCCCGGACGACTACGGAGAGCGGCTGGTGCAGGGAATGTCCGGGATCTTCGACGGAGCGGATGCCGAGAAGGCGAACGAACTGCTCGCCACGACGCTGCTGGACCTCGTCACGCTGAAGCGCCGGCAGCCCGGGCCGGATGTGACGTCCTGGCTCATGGACCATCCCTCAGGGCTCACCGACGAGGAGATGGTGCACACCCTCGTCCTGCTCATGGGCGCGGGCACCGAGCCCCAGCAGAACCTGATCGCCAACAGCCTGCGGCTGCTGCTGTCCGACGACCGGTTCGCGGGCCGCCTCTCGGGCGGCAGCCTGCCGGTGGAGGACGCCCTCGACGAGGTGCTGTGGACCGACCCACCCATGGCCAACTACGCCGTGCACTACCCGATCCACGACGTCGTGTACGAAGGGGTGGTACTGCGCGCGGGGCACCCGCTCGTGGTCAGTCTCGCCGCGGCGAACACCGACCCGTCCCTGACGGCGGATCAGCGTGCGGGCAACCGCGCCCACTTGGCGTGGAGCGCGGGCCCGCACAACTGCCCGGCACAGAGTCCGGCCCGGCTGATCGCGGCGGTGGCCGTGGAGAAGCTGCTCGACCGGCTTCCCGACGTCGAACTGGCCGTGCCCGTCGAGGAACTGACCTGGCGGCCGGGCCCCTTCCACCGTGCGCTGGCCGCGCTGCCGGTGAGGTTCCCGCCGTCCGCCGTCACCTCGCTCACCGTCGGTGACGAGCCGCCCGTCGAGCGGTCCACGCCGACGCCCCAGCCGTCGGAGATGCCGGAGGGCGGCCGCGTGCGGCGCGGATGGGCCGCGCGGCTGCTGGCGTGGTGGCGTGGCGAGTGA